A genomic stretch from Aedes albopictus strain Foshan chromosome 2, AalbF5, whole genome shotgun sequence includes:
- the LOC109400734 gene encoding ADP-ribose glycohydrolase OARD1 isoform X2 codes for MAECVRETEGDLFAAPKDHSLAHCVAADLKMGGGIAVKFKQVFKQVDELKAQKVAVGGVAVLKDGERFVYYLVTKRGSMDKPTYDDLTKSLEAMRKHMDENGAKKLAIPRIGCGIDGLEWSKVKGILNSTFGQEKDVDIVVYNFVPK; via the exons ATGGCGGAATGTGTTCGAGAAACCGAAGGCGATCTGTTTGCCGCCCCGAAGGATCACTCGCTAGCGCACTGTGTCGCCGCCGACCTCAAAATGGGCGGTGGCATTGCCGTCAAGTTCAAGCAGGTGTTCAAACAGGTCGATGAACTCAAGGCCCAAAAGGTGGCCGTGGGGGGCGTAGCGGTTCTCAAGGATGGCGAACGTTTCGTGTATTACCTGGTTACCAAGCGGGGTTCGATGGATAAACCTACGTACGATGATCTGACCAAATCACTGGAGGCGATGCGGAAACATATG GATGAGAACGGTGCAAAAAAGTTGGCAATTCCTCGCATAGGATGCGGAATCGATGGACTTGAATGGTCGAAAGTAAAAGGTATTCTCAATTCTACTTTTGGGCAAGAAAAAGATGTAGATATTGTGGTGTATAATTTTGTTCCAAAATAA